Proteins from a genomic interval of Maylandia zebra isolate NMK-2024a linkage group LG15, Mzebra_GT3a, whole genome shotgun sequence:
- the LOC112436028 gene encoding serine/threonine-protein kinase pim-1-like translates to MKKETRKIATPADKKDSGDQDCKSRTAKRKASPEKKTPMKRRRVAEQAGPSTSSDVVKGVKRKVVQDEEDTTKRAKRAKLLDHMSGDKEQASSSLDSGKDLNNKQVCAKNGKRKATGDDRESPKKKKRNVDQDKKSVADQKREFQARYVEEHQLGEGGCGAVFSGYRIEDRFPVAIKHIPKNKVYCKVADESGKMLSVEVAIMVKLAGEAEGSVGISAPVSLLEWFDLGKELILVLERPVPAVDLQKYKAEYGRTLPEDKAKVILKQLVDAVKELEDKHIFHRDIKGENILIETGSDVPRVRIIDFGLSCFVKQRSLYRVFYGTPLHTPPEWYRRSCYRCGPTTVWQMGVVLYEALHARHFSTERFLAKKLSIKKRLSTECQNFLEACLTIAPEKRPTLEELQLHPWLR, encoded by the exons atgaaaaaggaaacaagaaaaattGCCACTCCAGCCGATAAGAAAGATTCGGGAGATCAAG ATTGTAAGAGCAGGACTGCTAAAAGAAAGGCCAGTCCTGAAAAGAAGACCCCAATGAAAAGGAGGAGGGTCGCTGAGCAGGCTGGTCCTTCCACCAGCTCAGATGTGGTCAAAGGAGTGAAGCGCAAGGTTGTGCAAGATGAAGAGGACACAACAAAGAGAGCAAAGAGGGCTAAACTTCTTGACCATATGAGCGGTGACAAGGAGCAAGCATCCTCCTCGTTGGACTCTGGTAAAG ACTTGAACAACAAACAGGTGTGCGcaaaaaatggcaaaagaaaGGCCACGGGAGACGACAGAGAGTcacccaagaaaaaaaaaaggaatgtggACCAGGACAAAAAATCAGTGGCAGACCAAAAAC GTGAATTCCAAGCCAGATATGTGGAGGAGCACCAGCTCGGAGAAGGAGGCTGCGGAGCAGTGTTTTCTGGCTACCGGATAGAAGATCGTTTTCCA GTTGCCATCAAACACATTCCCAAAAATAAAGTCTACTGCAAAGTGGCG GATGAAAGCGGGAAGATGCTCTCGGTGGAAGTGGCCATTATGGTTAAACTTGCAGGTGAAGCAGAAGGGTCAGTGGGAATATCAGCACCTGTGTCCTTGCTGGAGTGGTTCGACCTTGGCAAAGAGCTGATCCTGGTGCTGGAGAGACCTGTCCCCGCTGTGGACCTGCAAAAATACAAAGCAGAATATGGAAGAACCTTACCAGAGGACAAGGCCAAG GTCATTCTGAAGCAACTAGTTGATGCTGTAAAGGAACTTGAGGATAAACACATCTTTCATCGGGACATCAAGGGAGAAAACATTCTGATTGAGACCGGCTCCGATGTGCCTCGAGTTCGCATCATTGACTTTGGACTGAGCTGCTTTGTTAAACAGCGATCTCTGTATCGCGTCTTCTATG gCACTCCTCTTCACACCCCTCCCGAGTGGTACAGGAGGAGCTGCTACAGGTGTGGACCCACCACGGTGTGGCAAATGGGAGTGGTGTTGTATGAAGCGCTTCATGCACGGCACTTTAGTACCGAGAGGTTCCTCGCAAAGAAACTGAGCATCAAAAAGCGTCTGTCCACAG aaTGCCAGAATTTCTTGGAGGCATGTTTAACTATAGCCCCGGAGAAGCGCCCAACACTGGAGGAGCTCCAGCTTCACCCCTGGCTAAGatag